In Streptomyces sp. NBC_00878, a single window of DNA contains:
- a CDS encoding DUF6668 family protein — MQQAAAVPPTAVEPSAAVAPQAHTTVQATPRPSAPVTHQTAPRSTNPVQPQPAPPRRAAQARASETAGWGRPKRSGPARGRSRDEIGWVKAHGGSGATSLAETLGGVDVGARWPDPARGEPRRVVLVGRTSASGLRSVSQALGALKEGNAPQGLDLLCVVLVADAPGRLPLGLLRRIRVLRSVARVHRVPWIPAWRTGGRPKTVPRQLTTLAKLVGGEIYGEGAAS; from the coding sequence GTGCAGCAGGCAGCAGCCGTGCCGCCGACAGCGGTGGAGCCGTCGGCAGCAGTAGCGCCCCAGGCGCACACCACCGTGCAGGCCACCCCGCGCCCCTCGGCCCCTGTCACACATCAGACAGCCCCCCGATCCACGAACCCCGTCCAGCCCCAGCCCGCCCCGCCGCGCCGAGCCGCCCAGGCTCGTGCCTCCGAGACGGCGGGCTGGGGCCGGCCGAAGCGGTCCGGGCCGGCGCGCGGCAGGTCGCGCGACGAGATCGGGTGGGTCAAGGCGCACGGCGGATCCGGTGCGACCTCGCTGGCCGAGACCCTCGGCGGCGTGGACGTGGGAGCCCGCTGGCCCGACCCCGCCCGGGGCGAGCCGCGCCGGGTCGTACTGGTCGGCCGGACCAGCGCGAGCGGACTGCGGTCCGTCTCCCAGGCGTTGGGCGCGCTCAAGGAGGGCAACGCCCCGCAGGGCCTCGACCTGCTGTGCGTGGTCCTCGTCGCCGACGCCCCCGGCCGGCTGCCGCTCGGTCTGCTGCGCCGTATCCGGGTGCTGCGCTCCGTCGCCCGGGTGCACCGGGTGCCGTGGATACCGGCATGGCGCACGGGCGGCCGTCCGAAGACCGTCCCCAGGCAACTCACCACGCTGGCCAAGCTGGTGGGCGGCGAGATCTACGGCGAGGGAGCCGCCTCGTGA
- a CDS encoding ATP/GTP-binding protein: protein MDPPTMWRATTVQACGMWPFAAGSGSPMTGVPLGQHLFTGATVCGDPLNWFTRARYISNPSLFMLGMPGLGKSTLVNRMLIGLAATGVVPLVLGDLKPDYADTVRALGGQVISIGRGRGGINVLDPGAMGAAAATIGGEAGEVLKAEAHGRVLNMVAALITIVRGRPMDDHEQSVLSAVLHHLRERTPAGHTVLLPDVLRVLTEGPPRVRAVTLDRGDDARYRDAVDPLHRSLLGILDGPLGDTFASETSTRINPDAPAVCIDISGIGEADTQLTAAAMLAAWSDGLGTVAASHALADAGLAPRRWFFTVLDELWRPLRAASGIVDRIDALTRLNRSLGLGDAKITHTLKDAEALGTDADRAKARGFVERAGMVVCAGLPKTEMEDLGKVVGLSRREIELVSSWSSPPGWGVNGDNEEPPGRGRFLIKVGGRPGIPIKVAITDAERRLHNTNTRWRTNEEAAEEAVEQAAAHAAAQVARAAQEGVHGFPGTSGPSGVEAADGRWTA, encoded by the coding sequence ATGGACCCGCCCACCATGTGGCGTGCCACCACCGTGCAGGCCTGCGGCATGTGGCCGTTCGCCGCCGGTTCGGGCTCCCCGATGACCGGAGTACCGCTCGGGCAGCACCTGTTCACCGGCGCCACGGTCTGCGGCGACCCCCTGAACTGGTTCACCCGCGCCCGCTACATCTCCAACCCGTCGCTGTTCATGCTCGGCATGCCGGGCCTGGGCAAGTCCACCCTCGTCAACCGCATGCTGATCGGGCTCGCCGCGACCGGTGTCGTACCGCTGGTCCTCGGCGACCTCAAGCCCGACTACGCCGACACCGTCCGCGCGCTCGGCGGCCAGGTCATCTCCATCGGCCGCGGCCGGGGCGGCATCAACGTCCTCGACCCGGGCGCCATGGGCGCCGCCGCCGCGACGATCGGCGGCGAGGCCGGAGAGGTACTGAAGGCCGAGGCCCACGGCCGCGTCCTGAACATGGTCGCCGCCCTCATCACCATCGTGCGCGGTCGCCCGATGGACGACCACGAGCAGTCCGTACTCTCCGCCGTCCTCCACCACCTGCGCGAACGCACCCCCGCCGGGCACACCGTGCTGCTGCCCGACGTGCTGCGGGTCCTCACCGAGGGCCCGCCACGGGTGCGCGCGGTCACGCTCGACCGGGGCGACGACGCCCGCTACCGGGACGCCGTCGACCCGCTGCACCGCTCCCTGCTCGGCATCCTCGACGGCCCCCTCGGCGACACCTTCGCCTCCGAGACGTCCACCCGGATCAACCCCGACGCGCCCGCCGTGTGCATCGACATCTCCGGCATCGGCGAGGCCGACACCCAGCTGACCGCCGCCGCGATGCTCGCCGCCTGGTCCGACGGACTCGGCACGGTGGCCGCCTCACACGCCCTCGCGGACGCCGGACTCGCCCCCCGGCGCTGGTTCTTCACCGTGCTCGACGAGCTGTGGCGCCCGCTGCGCGCCGCCTCCGGCATCGTCGACCGCATCGACGCGCTCACCCGCCTCAACCGCTCGCTCGGCCTCGGCGACGCCAAGATCACCCACACGCTCAAGGACGCCGAGGCACTCGGTACCGACGCCGACCGCGCGAAGGCCCGCGGCTTCGTCGAGCGGGCCGGAATGGTTGTGTGCGCCGGACTGCCGAAGACCGAGATGGAGGATCTGGGCAAGGTGGTCGGACTGTCCCGGCGCGAGATCGAACTCGTCTCGTCCTGGTCCTCGCCCCCCGGCTGGGGCGTCAACGGCGACAACGAGGAACCGCCGGGCCGCGGCCGCTTCCTCATCAAGGTCGGCGGCCGCCCCGGCATCCCCATCAAGGTCGCCATCACCGACGCGGAACGCCGACTGCACAACACCAACACCCGCTGGAGGACCAACGAGGAGGCCGCCGAGGAAGCCGTCGAACAGGCCGCGGCCCACGCCGCCGCGCAGGTCGCCCGGGCCGCCCAGGAAGGGGTGCACGGATTCCCCGGCACCTCCGGCCCCTCCGGCGTCGAGGCGGCGGACGGGCGGTGGACCGCATGA
- a CDS encoding BTAD domain-containing putative transcriptional regulator — translation MAALRFSLLGPLRAWRGTDELELGSPQQRAVLAMLLLRRGQAVGVADFVDGIWGAQPPEGAVPVLRTYISRLRKLLEPERPSGQPSDLLVSIGDGYALRTGTLSSDLDDFGEAVAQAERRRATGDGQSAVRLLRTVLAAGEGTALAGVPGPYAEAARDDLAERRLSALELALRIELEVGRHEALVPELLTLRDAHPLREAMSELLLIALYRCGRQAEALAVYTRTRRILVEELGIEPGPSLRAVHERILAGDPALGRPTPSGPAGGPVGGRAAPAGSGPEPRPEPDNPAPVRGTGAVRPFQLPADPPLFAGRRAQLHCAKDLLPDGDGPPDTAVIGVVDGMAGTGKTTIAVHWAHRIAHRFPDGCLYVNLRGFDPAGSWLAPGDAIEMFLDALGVAPQSVPESLDAQAALYRSVLADRRVLIVLDNARDTEQVRPLLPGTPGSLVIVTSRSRLSGLIAGHGAQLLTLDLLTAEESLELLTRRLGAARVGAEPEAANAIVDLCARLPLALAIVAARAAHHPAFRLADIVEGLRDDHGSLDAFSVGDDAGTDIRAVFSWSYHALSPEAAGLFRRLTLHPGPDISAAAATALAGVPSREGRALLAELTGASLVIERAPGRFVFHDLLRAYGCELTTRHDSASERDAALLRMHDHYLHTAHHASAVLGPFRETVPVPPSRTGSGPLRFNDAKQATTWLRTERHVLRAIVEHAADRGYPDHAWRTAYALDLFCDRLGYRHDLMEINKAALRAAQDLGDPVGQAHSLRGLGFCHTRFDHADEASRLLGGALELFRKTGDAFGQARTRRGLAFQANRLGRHDVALEHYEQAAELYRSLGHISGEASVLNEVGWTYILRGDAANALEYCEKAVALQQEVGDLNGEASALDSVGYAHHHLGQYGPAVEHFERAVELYRQLDNRYMEADTLRHLGDAHRAAHDHGSARAAWAAALALLEEGGHTETDDVRRALRELDSLARDQRDQ, via the coding sequence ATGGCCGCTCTCCGGTTCTCCCTGCTCGGCCCGTTGCGCGCCTGGCGGGGCACGGACGAACTGGAGCTGGGCTCACCGCAGCAGCGAGCCGTGCTCGCGATGCTGCTGCTGCGCCGGGGACAGGCGGTCGGCGTGGCCGATTTCGTCGACGGAATCTGGGGCGCGCAGCCGCCGGAGGGCGCGGTCCCGGTGCTGCGCACGTACATCTCCCGCCTCCGCAAGCTGCTGGAACCCGAGCGGCCGTCGGGGCAGCCCTCCGATCTTCTGGTGTCCATCGGAGACGGATACGCCCTGCGCACCGGCACGCTCTCCAGCGACCTGGACGACTTCGGCGAGGCGGTGGCACAGGCCGAGCGCCGCCGGGCCACCGGCGACGGCCAGTCCGCGGTCCGGTTGCTGCGCACCGTGCTGGCCGCCGGGGAGGGCACGGCCCTGGCCGGAGTACCCGGCCCGTACGCCGAGGCCGCGCGCGACGATCTGGCCGAACGGCGGCTGAGCGCCCTGGAGTTGGCGCTGCGCATCGAACTGGAGGTGGGCCGGCACGAAGCGCTGGTGCCGGAACTGCTGACACTGCGTGACGCGCATCCGCTGCGCGAGGCCATGAGCGAACTGCTGCTGATCGCCCTGTACCGGTGCGGGCGGCAGGCCGAGGCACTGGCGGTCTACACACGGACCCGCCGAATCCTGGTCGAGGAACTGGGCATCGAACCGGGCCCGTCCCTGCGTGCCGTGCACGAACGGATCCTGGCCGGTGACCCCGCGCTCGGCCGGCCGACGCCGAGCGGCCCGGCCGGTGGCCCGGTGGGCGGCAGAGCCGCACCGGCCGGTTCCGGCCCCGAACCCCGGCCGGAACCAGACAATCCGGCTCCGGTCCGCGGCACCGGAGCCGTACGCCCCTTCCAACTCCCCGCCGATCCGCCCCTCTTCGCCGGTCGCCGCGCCCAACTCCACTGCGCCAAGGATCTGTTGCCCGACGGCGACGGCCCTCCCGACACGGCGGTCATCGGCGTCGTCGACGGCATGGCCGGAACCGGCAAGACCACCATCGCCGTGCACTGGGCCCACCGCATCGCCCACCGCTTCCCCGACGGCTGCCTCTACGTCAACCTCCGCGGCTTCGACCCCGCAGGCTCCTGGCTGGCACCCGGGGACGCGATCGAGATGTTCCTCGACGCCCTCGGCGTGGCCCCGCAGTCCGTCCCCGAAAGTCTCGACGCACAGGCCGCTCTCTACCGAAGCGTCCTCGCCGACCGGCGCGTCCTGATCGTGCTGGACAACGCCAGGGACACCGAACAGGTACGTCCGCTGCTGCCCGGCACGCCCGGCAGCCTCGTCATCGTCACCAGCCGCAGCCGGCTCAGCGGCCTGATCGCCGGACACGGCGCGCAACTGCTCACGCTCGACCTGCTGACCGCCGAGGAATCGCTGGAACTGCTGACCCGGCGGCTGGGCGCCGCCCGCGTCGGCGCCGAACCGGAGGCCGCGAACGCGATCGTCGACCTGTGCGCCCGGCTGCCGCTGGCCCTGGCCATCGTCGCGGCCCGGGCCGCCCACCACCCCGCTTTCCGGCTCGCCGACATCGTCGAAGGACTCCGGGACGACCACGGCAGCCTCGACGCGTTCTCCGTCGGCGACGACGCCGGCACCGACATCCGCGCCGTCTTCTCCTGGTCGTACCACGCCCTGTCGCCCGAGGCGGCCGGACTCTTCCGCCGGCTCACCCTGCACCCCGGCCCCGACATCAGCGCCGCCGCGGCCACCGCGCTGGCCGGCGTTCCCTCGCGGGAGGGCCGCGCCCTGCTGGCCGAACTCACCGGGGCCAGCCTCGTCATCGAACGCGCCCCCGGCCGGTTCGTCTTCCACGACCTGCTGCGCGCCTACGGCTGCGAACTCACCACCCGGCACGACAGCGCGAGCGAACGGGACGCCGCGCTGCTGAGGATGCACGACCACTACCTCCACACCGCCCATCACGCCTCCGCCGTCCTCGGCCCGTTCCGCGAGACCGTGCCCGTTCCACCGAGCAGAACGGGCAGCGGGCCGCTGCGGTTCAACGACGCCAAGCAGGCGACGACCTGGCTGCGCACCGAGCGCCATGTCCTGCGCGCGATCGTCGAGCACGCGGCCGACCGCGGCTACCCCGACCACGCCTGGCGCACCGCCTACGCCCTGGACCTGTTCTGCGACCGCCTCGGATACCGGCACGACCTGATGGAGATCAACAAGGCCGCCCTGCGCGCGGCCCAGGACCTCGGCGACCCCGTCGGCCAGGCGCACTCCCTGCGCGGGCTGGGGTTCTGCCACACCCGCTTCGACCACGCGGACGAGGCGTCGCGGCTGCTCGGCGGCGCGCTGGAACTGTTCCGCAAGACCGGCGACGCCTTCGGCCAGGCCCGCACCCGCCGCGGCCTCGCCTTCCAGGCCAACCGGCTGGGACGGCACGACGTCGCGCTCGAACACTACGAGCAGGCCGCCGAGTTGTACCGGTCCCTCGGCCACATCAGCGGCGAGGCCAGTGTCCTGAACGAGGTCGGCTGGACGTACATCCTGCGCGGCGACGCGGCGAACGCGCTGGAGTACTGCGAGAAGGCGGTCGCCCTGCAACAGGAGGTCGGCGACCTCAACGGCGAGGCCTCGGCACTCGACAGTGTCGGCTACGCCCACCACCACCTCGGCCAGTACGGTCCGGCCGTCGAGCACTTCGAGCGGGCCGTGGAACTGTACCGGCAGCTCGACAACCGCTACATGGAGGCCGACACCCTGCGACACCTCGGGGACGCGCACCGCGCCGCCCACGACCACGGATCGGCCCGCGCGGCCTGGGCCGCGGCGCTCGCCCTGCTGGAGGAGGGCGGCCACACGGAGACGGACGACGTCCGGCGGGCACTGCGCGAACTGGACTCCCTCGCGCGGGACCAGCGCGATCAGTAG
- a CDS encoding SCO6880 family protein: protein MSTEAVVHPTYGNWRRPRRPGLGPLGLVGTFVVFGGLILTLLASLISLYAAMIVLVPVVLFLIPLAIRTQDGRNVYQLMTLRVGWWRRKAKGAHLYVSGPLSARPGGHFRPPGLLNKVTATEGRDAYDRPFGILHHPARNLYTIVLGCDPDGGSLIDPDQVDVWVALWGEWLARLDHEPGLRGASVIVETAPDPGTRLANEVLPRIHPDAPPAARAVMEEVVERYPSASSEMHTYVTLTYGVPAGQKRKKEDVITDLAIRVPGLLSGLVAAGGGAAYPLSAERIAEVVRVAYDPAVAADVLNARAQQGGTGLEWGDAGPAAAVETVNSYQHDSGVSRTWLLTLAPRGTVRSSVLRGMLEAAPGTRRKRVALIYRPIDPATSARIVEADRRSAQFMATSGKGMVQARAASEMRAAEQTAAEEASGAGLVEFSLMLTVTVDNAEELADASVTVRNMSAASRVLMRPADRMQAAAFSCTLPAGILPWEQTLVPHELQEAL, encoded by the coding sequence ATGTCCACGGAAGCCGTTGTCCATCCGACCTACGGGAACTGGCGCAGGCCGAGGCGCCCCGGACTTGGACCACTCGGGCTCGTCGGCACCTTCGTGGTCTTCGGCGGACTCATCCTCACCCTGCTGGCGTCGCTGATCTCGCTGTACGCCGCGATGATCGTGCTGGTGCCGGTCGTCCTGTTCCTGATCCCGCTCGCCATCCGCACCCAGGACGGACGCAACGTCTACCAGCTGATGACGCTGCGCGTCGGCTGGTGGCGCCGGAAGGCCAAGGGCGCGCACCTCTACGTATCCGGCCCGCTGTCCGCCCGGCCCGGCGGCCACTTCCGCCCGCCGGGGCTGCTCAACAAGGTCACCGCGACCGAGGGCCGGGACGCCTACGACCGCCCCTTCGGCATCCTGCACCACCCGGCCCGCAACCTGTACACGATCGTCCTCGGCTGCGACCCCGACGGCGGCTCGCTCATCGACCCGGACCAGGTCGACGTGTGGGTCGCGCTGTGGGGCGAGTGGCTGGCCCGGCTGGACCACGAACCCGGGCTGCGCGGTGCCTCCGTGATCGTGGAGACCGCCCCCGACCCGGGCACCCGCCTCGCCAACGAGGTACTGCCCCGCATCCACCCCGACGCGCCGCCCGCCGCCCGCGCCGTCATGGAAGAGGTCGTCGAGCGCTACCCGAGCGCCTCCTCCGAGATGCACACCTACGTCACCCTCACCTACGGCGTCCCGGCGGGCCAGAAGCGCAAGAAGGAGGACGTGATCACCGACCTCGCCATCCGCGTCCCGGGCCTGCTCAGCGGGCTCGTCGCGGCCGGCGGCGGCGCCGCGTACCCGCTGTCGGCGGAGCGGATCGCCGAGGTCGTCCGCGTCGCCTACGACCCCGCCGTCGCCGCCGACGTCCTCAACGCCCGTGCCCAGCAAGGCGGAACGGGCCTGGAGTGGGGGGACGCCGGCCCGGCCGCCGCCGTCGAGACCGTGAACAGCTACCAGCACGACTCCGGCGTGTCCCGGACCTGGCTGCTGACCCTGGCACCGCGCGGCACCGTCCGCTCCTCGGTGCTCCGCGGCATGCTGGAGGCGGCCCCCGGCACCCGCCGCAAGCGGGTCGCCCTGATCTACCGGCCCATCGACCCGGCCACCTCGGCCCGGATCGTCGAGGCCGACCGCCGCAGCGCCCAGTTCATGGCGACCTCCGGCAAGGGCATGGTGCAGGCGCGCGCCGCCTCCGAGATGCGGGCGGCGGAGCAGACCGCCGCGGAGGAGGCGTCGGGCGCCGGACTCGTGGAGTTCTCGCTGATGCTGACGGTCACCGTCGACAACGCGGAGGAGCTGGCCGACGCGAGCGTCACCGTACGCAACATGTCCGCGGCCTCCCGGGTGCTGATGCGGCCGGCCGACCGGATGCAGGCGGCCGCGTTCAGCTGCACCCTGCCCGCCGGAATCCTTCCCTGGGAACAGACCCTCGTCCCGCACGAACTGCAGGAGGCGCTGTGA
- a CDS encoding lytic transglycosylase domain-containing protein, with amino-acid sequence MGENGEGGSSTAVRNTAVAGAGCGCLVLPLAMTVTVIVTIVYGGFGVLLAPLIALILLFSGGGGSDSANEDTANETLTILQGDGKGELDTSTVPEDLLDPVQEAGKLCDAIGPIVIVSQIEKESGFNANLVGLNGEQGLSQLPPDIFKQFGEDDDDNDKVSALDAKDSIMAQGRYMCDLAKQAQQLLDSGEITQTTDGNGTTNTVLDLALAGYEVGMDAVRAAKGVPQTNEALGYVLAIRAQFAKYQGIGAPPSGATPGVTPTSAA; translated from the coding sequence ATGGGAGAGAACGGGGAAGGCGGCAGCTCCACCGCCGTCAGGAACACCGCCGTCGCCGGCGCGGGCTGCGGCTGCCTGGTACTGCCGCTGGCCATGACCGTCACGGTGATCGTCACGATCGTCTACGGCGGGTTCGGGGTCCTGCTGGCCCCGCTCATCGCGCTGATCCTGCTCTTCTCGGGCGGAGGCGGGAGCGACAGCGCCAACGAGGACACCGCGAACGAGACCCTGACCATCCTGCAGGGCGACGGCAAGGGCGAGTTGGACACCTCGACCGTTCCCGAGGACCTGCTGGACCCCGTCCAGGAGGCCGGGAAACTGTGCGACGCCATCGGCCCGATCGTGATCGTCTCGCAGATCGAGAAGGAGTCCGGCTTCAACGCGAACCTGGTCGGCCTGAACGGCGAGCAGGGTCTCTCGCAGCTGCCGCCCGACATCTTCAAGCAGTTCGGCGAGGACGACGACGACAACGACAAGGTCTCCGCCCTCGACGCCAAGGACTCGATCATGGCGCAGGGCCGGTACATGTGCGATCTGGCCAAGCAGGCCCAGCAGTTGCTCGACAGCGGCGAGATCACGCAGACGACCGACGGCAACGGGACCACCAACACCGTCCTGGACCTCGCCCTGGCCGGCTACGAGGTCGGCATGGACGCCGTCCGTGCGGCCAAGGGCGTACCCCAGACGAACGAGGCCCTGGGCTACGTCCTCGCCATCCGCGCCCAGTTCGCCAAGTACCAGGGCATCGGCGCTCCGCCTTCGGGCGCCACCCCCGGCGTCACCCCCACTTCTGCCGCATGA
- a CDS encoding type IV secretory system conjugative DNA transfer family protein, producing MSGPRPGGDLHEQLPWAIAAIAGIGLFAFTIVWSGGTLGAGISGHGWDAPPFAASTIGRLVSAGPAALWPAAPAVVVYVGILGVLALITVPVVVAVNLLMDRASGTKGLAGRRELAAMCPKGIEARARDLRPTLKGREELHPDETGNLLGDLDPKGPELRSSYEDVELDLMAPRAGKSTGIAVPRVLRAQGAVLLTSNKSDVYAVTRAEREKAGTVWTFDPQGIAHTPRAMWWNILGECHTIEGARRMAGHFVASVNDDTAKKDFWISAAQNTLTALFLAAARGKAPLTELLAWLADPADRTPIDLLREVGLVAMAEQLQGTVRGAVETRDGIYETARQTASCLLDPEILAWVTPDPELPEFRPDQHVLGNDTLYLLSKDGGGSAAGVIAGLADATMRAGVVAAERMGGRLDPPLTAVLDEAANVCRISDLPDLYSHFGSRGINVVTLLQSYRQGARVWGEVGMDALWSAATIKLLGAGLDDADFVQKISTLVGQHDVKTPSISRSKDGTSRSYSYRQEAVLPPDKIRALPKGTALLLATGVKPALIRLRPWYKEPGAGVISAAAKAETAAITERAASRLLPGVTLSKPN from the coding sequence ATGAGCGGCCCGCGCCCCGGGGGCGATCTGCACGAGCAACTGCCCTGGGCCATCGCCGCGATCGCGGGCATCGGCCTCTTCGCGTTCACCATCGTCTGGTCGGGCGGCACCCTCGGCGCCGGAATCTCCGGCCACGGCTGGGACGCCCCGCCCTTCGCCGCGTCCACCATCGGCCGCCTGGTATCGGCCGGACCGGCCGCGCTGTGGCCCGCGGCACCGGCCGTCGTCGTCTACGTGGGCATCCTCGGGGTGCTGGCGCTCATCACGGTTCCCGTCGTCGTCGCCGTCAACCTCCTCATGGACCGCGCCTCCGGCACCAAGGGCCTCGCCGGCCGGCGCGAACTCGCCGCCATGTGCCCCAAGGGCATCGAGGCCCGCGCCCGCGACCTGCGCCCCACCCTCAAGGGCCGCGAGGAACTGCACCCGGACGAGACCGGCAACCTCCTCGGCGACCTCGACCCCAAGGGCCCCGAGCTGCGCAGCAGTTACGAGGACGTGGAACTCGACCTCATGGCGCCCCGGGCCGGCAAGTCCACCGGCATCGCCGTTCCCCGGGTGCTGCGCGCCCAGGGCGCCGTCCTGCTCACCTCCAACAAGTCGGACGTGTACGCCGTCACCCGCGCCGAACGCGAAAAGGCGGGCACGGTATGGACGTTCGACCCGCAGGGCATCGCCCACACCCCGCGTGCCATGTGGTGGAACATCCTCGGCGAGTGCCACACCATCGAGGGCGCCCGCCGGATGGCCGGCCACTTCGTCGCGTCCGTCAACGACGACACCGCGAAGAAGGACTTCTGGATCTCGGCCGCCCAGAACACCCTCACCGCCCTCTTCCTGGCCGCAGCCCGCGGCAAGGCCCCGCTGACCGAACTCCTGGCCTGGCTGGCCGACCCGGCCGACCGCACCCCGATCGACCTCCTCCGCGAGGTCGGACTCGTCGCGATGGCCGAGCAGTTGCAGGGCACGGTGCGCGGCGCGGTGGAGACCCGGGACGGCATCTACGAGACCGCCCGCCAGACCGCCTCCTGCCTCCTGGACCCCGAGATCCTCGCCTGGGTCACGCCCGACCCCGAGCTCCCGGAATTCCGCCCCGACCAGCACGTCCTCGGCAACGACACCCTCTACCTCCTGTCCAAGGACGGCGGTGGCTCGGCGGCGGGCGTCATCGCGGGCCTCGCCGACGCGACGATGCGCGCGGGCGTCGTGGCGGCCGAACGCATGGGCGGCCGCCTCGACCCGCCGCTGACCGCGGTCCTCGACGAGGCCGCCAACGTGTGCCGCATCTCCGACCTGCCCGACCTCTACTCGCACTTCGGCTCGCGCGGCATCAACGTCGTGACCCTGCTGCAGAGTTACCGCCAGGGAGCCCGGGTGTGGGGCGAGGTCGGCATGGACGCGCTGTGGAGCGCGGCGACCATCAAACTCCTCGGCGCGGGCCTGGACGACGCCGACTTCGTCCAGAAGATCTCGACCCTGGTGGGCCAGCACGATGTGAAGACGCCGAGCATCTCCCGCAGCAAGGACGGCACTTCACGCTCCTACTCCTACCGCCAGGAGGCCGTCCTGCCCCCCGACAAGATCCGCGCCCTCCCCAAGGGCACCGCCCTCCTCCTGGCCACCGGAGTCAAGCCGGCCCTGATCCGGCTGCGCCCCTGGTACAAGGAGCCCGGCGCCGGTGTCATCTCGGCGGCGGCGAAGGCGGAGACGGCGGCCATCACCGAACGGGCGGCAAGTCGTCTCCTGCCGGGCGTGACCCTGTCCAAGCCGAACTAG
- a CDS encoding sigma-70 family RNA polymerase sigma factor → MNVSAIGSACAVSTEERALRDLYLEHGPALYSYVMRMLDGDAHRAEDIVQETLLRCWKNKNLTDGEGMAVRPWMFRVARNLVIDAHRTRMARPLEIGGTGWLSDMCAEVDDIERMLSSLVLHDALRVLTPAHREALEATFFADRTTQQAAEDLGIPRGTVKSRVYYALRSLKLALRERGVAVDY, encoded by the coding sequence ATGAACGTGTCTGCCATCGGATCGGCGTGCGCGGTCTCGACCGAGGAACGGGCGCTGCGCGACCTGTACCTGGAACACGGCCCGGCGCTCTACTCGTACGTGATGCGCATGCTGGACGGGGACGCGCACCGTGCGGAGGACATCGTCCAGGAGACGCTGCTGCGCTGCTGGAAGAACAAGAACCTGACCGACGGCGAGGGGATGGCTGTACGCCCCTGGATGTTCCGGGTCGCCCGCAACCTCGTCATCGACGCGCACCGGACCCGGATGGCGCGCCCGCTGGAGATCGGCGGCACCGGCTGGCTGAGCGACATGTGCGCCGAGGTGGACGACATCGAACGGATGCTGTCGTCCTTGGTGTTGCACGACGCCCTGCGGGTTCTGACGCCCGCGCACCGCGAGGCGCTGGAGGCGACCTTCTTCGCGGACCGCACCACCCAGCAGGCCGCGGAGGACCTGGGTATCCCGCGGGGCACCGTGAAGTCCCGGGTGTACTACGCCCTGCGCAGCCTGAAGCTGGCCCTGCGGGAGCGGGGCGTGGCGGTGGACTACTGA